The DNA sequence TGTCGATTCTGTGCATTTTGAATTTTTTGCCCACGCGCAAATAAAAACAAAGATCATTACCGAGATCGTTAACGAAACCGACCTCTTCAATGACTTCCCTCCGGAAAAACGTGGCACAAAAAACAATATAGTGCCAGACGTTCAGCCATTCACGCTTGTCATAATCTTTGATGACGAAACAACCGATAATCTCATTATCGGCATTGATCAGATCACACTTGCCGTACAGAAAATAAGCATCGGCATTTTGTGAAAAATAAGCCATCGCGTTTTCAACGGCGTCAGGCTCGTACCGGTCGTCCGCATCAATCCACCCAATGACATCACCTGTACATTGTCTGTACGCCCGCTTCAGAGCATCCCCCACACCGTTATCTGACTCTGAACTATACTGAATTCTGTCAGGATACATTTCCTTGTATTTTGCGAGGATCTCAAGTGTCGAATCAGTTGACCCGCCATCAGCGAAAACATGCTCAACATTTGGATATGTCTGTGCCAGAACACTTTCTATGCACTGCTCTAAATACTTCTCAGCATTGAATACCGGAGTTACAATGCTGACCTTTTTTGAATTTTCCATCCTTTATTCCTATCACCTATGAGACCAGCAAACTAACAGGTTAAATCATGGCTAACGACACAATCCATAACATGGGGCAGCTCACACTCAGATCAATCAAAATTCCATCATCGTAAAGACTCAACTCATCTTTTGCAGACTGAATTGACAATCCCTTCTAGGACAGATTCGAGACGACGGATGACTTTGTAACAATCGAAATTATCTTGGACAAAGGCCTGTGCATCCGCAACCAGACTGGAGCATTGATCTGGCGATTGCAGCAGTTCAGCAAGTTGT is a window from the Maridesulfovibrio zosterae DSM 11974 genome containing:
- a CDS encoding glycosyltransferase gives rise to the protein MENSKKVSIVTPVFNAEKYLEQCIESVLAQTYPNVEHVFADGGSTDSTLEILAKYKEMYPDRIQYSSESDNGVGDALKRAYRQCTGDVIGWIDADDRYEPDAVENAMAYFSQNADAYFLYGKCDLINADNEIIGCFVIKDYDKREWLNVWHYIVFCATFFRREVIEEVGFVNDLGNDLCFYLRVGKKFKMHRIDKKLTNWRLHQDSISLKQADREASIRKDRAKEDFMLVIRHRGSLFSPRALTYLAVLEPVLVKKLKPFLGFAYPLLGRIGYRIKASIAVVNREGNGFAYPVIKSIAKDTKNFIVEKFQQQR